One Anolis carolinensis isolate JA03-04 chromosome 4, rAnoCar3.1.pri, whole genome shotgun sequence DNA window includes the following coding sequences:
- the rgs21 gene encoding regulator of G-protein signaling 21, with translation MPVKCCFHRSSSKETMAWMESVDTLLANKDGLDAFRAYLKSEFSEENIEFWLACEDFKKTKSAAKIVSKAQKIYSEFIQADAPKEINIDFSTRDHITQTISEPTLQCFDDAQRLIYSLMAKDSFPRFLKSEAYKELAKKQENGNQKRWLPFL, from the exons ATGCCAGTAAA ATGTTGTTTCCACAGATCATCCTCTAAAGAAACAATGGCATGGATGGAGTCTGTGGACACACTTTTGGCCAATAAAG ATGGACTGGATGCATTTAGGGCTTACCTGAAGTCAGAATTCAGTGAAGAAAACATTGAATTCTGGTTGGCTTGTGAAGACTTCAAGAAAACAAAATCAGCTGCTAAAATTGTCTCCAAAGCCCAAAAAATTTATTCCGAGTTTATCCAAGCAGATGCTCCTAAGGAG ATAAACATCGACTTCAGTACTAGAGACCACATCACCCAGACTATTTCTGAACCAACTCTCCAGTGTTTTGATGATGCTCAAAGATTAATCTACAGTCTGATGGCTAAGGACTCTTTCCCACGGTTTCTAAAATCAGAAGCTTATAAGGAACTGGCTAAGAAGCAAGAGAATGGAAATCAGAAAAGATGGTTGCCATTTTTGTAA